The proteins below come from a single Actinomycetota bacterium genomic window:
- a CDS encoding site-2 protease family protein, whose product MQFVLNILIYMLVIIPSLTLHEYMHGRVAYALGDDTARNLGRLTLNPISHIDPLGTIAVPLMLSLAGAPVIGWAKPVPVNPYRFEDPRRAMMLTGAAGPLTNLIIAFFAGLLIRSGLFALGSVAFDYFFILCYINIVLAMFNSVPVPPLDGSRVISGLLPREMAAKYNHLQDYGMAIIFLLIFVFGALFWEVLSVFINFFLRLFTWGLF is encoded by the coding sequence CTTCACGAGTATATGCATGGGCGGGTGGCCTATGCCCTGGGAGATGATACCGCTCGCAATTTGGGTCGTTTGACCTTAAATCCCATCTCGCATATCGATCCCTTGGGAACGATAGCGGTCCCCCTCATGCTGAGTTTGGCCGGCGCCCCCGTGATAGGTTGGGCAAAGCCGGTTCCGGTCAATCCCTACCGATTTGAAGATCCAAGGCGGGCCATGATGCTAACCGGGGCCGCCGGCCCACTGACCAACCTGATCATCGCCTTTTTTGCCGGGCTTCTCATCAGAAGCGGCCTATTTGCCCTTGGCAGCGTCGCCTTCGATTACTTTTTCATCCTCTGCTACATCAATATCGTGCTTGCCATGTTTAACTCGGTCCCGGTTCCACCCCTGGACGGCTCCAGGGTAATATCGGGCCTTTTGCCAAGGGAGATGGCCGCAAAATATAATCATCTTCAAGATTACGGGATGGCCATAATATTCCTCCTGATATTCGTCTTTGGGGCGCTTTTCTGGGAGGTACTTAGCGTCTTCATAAATTTCTTTCTACGCCTTTTTACCTGGGGCTTATTCTGA
- the trpS gene encoding tryptophan--tRNA ligase, whose protein sequence is MRKRVLSGNRPTGKLHIGHYHGALKSWIKLQDEYDCFFFVADWHALTTKYDETENLNEDTIDMVIDWLAMGLDPKKCTIYRQSDLPQVAELALYLSMITPISWLERCPTYKEMIQEISKKDIATHGFLGYPVLQTADIVICHGEIVPVGEDQLPHLELAREIVRRYNHIYGECFTEPKALLTEAKRVLGTDGRKMSKSYGNDIKLSDPPDLIKSKIMEMITDPARIRRDDPGHPEVCLVFNLHRVYSPDISDIEEKCIAGKRGCVECKSMLAERVADSLGPFRERRGEIEKDPSLILSVLKDGAEKAAPIAKKILSEVRRGINIE, encoded by the coding sequence TTGAGAAAGAGGGTCTTGAGCGGGAACCGTCCGACCGGCAAGCTTCACATCGGCCATTATCACGGGGCACTTAAGAGCTGGATAAAGTTGCAGGACGAATATGACTGCTTCTTCTTCGTTGCCGATTGGCATGCGCTTACCACCAAGTATGATGAGACGGAAAATTTAAATGAAGATACCATCGACATGGTGATCGACTGGCTCGCCATGGGTTTAGATCCCAAGAAATGTACCATCTATCGGCAGTCCGATCTGCCTCAAGTAGCCGAGCTTGCCCTCTATCTTTCGATGATAACCCCCATCTCCTGGCTGGAGAGGTGTCCGACTTACAAGGAGATGATTCAGGAGATATCGAAGAAGGATATCGCAACCCATGGCTTTCTGGGCTACCCCGTTCTTCAGACCGCAGACATCGTGATCTGTCACGGCGAGATAGTTCCGGTTGGCGAGGATCAGCTGCCACACTTAGAACTCGCAAGGGAGATAGTCAGGCGCTATAACCATATTTATGGGGAGTGCTTCACCGAGCCGAAGGCACTTCTGACCGAGGCTAAACGGGTCCTTGGTACCGATGGTCGCAAGATGAGCAAGAGTTACGGAAACGATATCAAGCTCAGCGACCCTCCAGATCTCATTAAATCAAAGATTATGGAGATGATAACCGATCCGGCCAGGATCAGGCGGGACGACCCGGGCCATCCCGAAGTCTGTCTCGTTTTTAACCTCCACAGGGTCTATAGCCCGGATATCTCGGATATCGAAGAGAAATGTATAGCCGGCAAGAGGGGTTGCGTTGAGTGTAAATCCATGCTGGCCGAGCGGGTCGCGGACTCGCTCGGCCCGTTTAGGGAGAGGAGAGGCGAGATAGAGAAGGATCCCTCTCTGATCCTGAGCGTCTTAAAGGATGGGGCCGAGAAGGCCGCCCCCATCGCTAAAAAGATCCTAAGCGAGGTTAGAAGGGGCATAAATATAGAATGA
- a CDS encoding segregation/condensation protein A — protein sequence MTYEIKIDVFEGPFDLLLNLILKHEVDIYDVPIATITEEYLSYIERLQAVDLESASGFLLVASTLLELKSATLLPKRIEEESGDDDELSPEDVKENLIARLIKYKKFKNASLSLAARYELESRYYKREAGLEERFLRLIPDLMEGVTAEDLAGAIAKILAKKNAFAIDTTHIIAQPISLDEITQAIRKKFALKREWTFHELTSGCESRPEIVAYFLAILDLFKEDIIEVTQAINFGEIGLILRSDKSPESIEAAYGR from the coding sequence ATGACTTATGAGATTAAGATAGATGTCTTCGAGGGTCCCTTCGATCTTTTGTTGAATCTAATTCTCAAGCATGAAGTAGACATCTACGACGTTCCGATAGCCACCATAACCGAGGAGTATCTCTCCTACATCGAAAGGCTCCAAGCGGTCGATCTGGAGTCGGCTAGCGGATTTCTTCTGGTCGCTTCGACCCTCCTTGAGCTGAAATCGGCAACCCTTCTGCCCAAGCGGATCGAAGAGGAGTCAGGCGATGATGATGAGCTCTCGCCCGAAGATGTCAAAGAGAACCTGATAGCCAGGCTCATCAAGTATAAGAAGTTCAAAAACGCCTCCTTGAGTCTTGCGGCCCGCTATGAACTCGAGAGCAGGTACTACAAGAGGGAAGCGGGCTTAGAGGAGAGATTTTTGCGTCTCATACCAGATCTTATGGAGGGGGTGACCGCCGAGGATCTGGCCGGTGCCATCGCCAAAATCCTGGCCAAAAAGAACGCTTTTGCCATAGACACCACGCATATAATCGCACAACCCATCAGTTTGGATGAGATCACTCAGGCCATCAGAAAAAAGTTCGCCCTTAAAAGGGAATGGACTTTTCACGAGCTGACGAGCGGCTGCGAAAGCCGGCCAGAGATAGTCGCCTATTTTCTGGCCATCTTAGATCTCTTCAAGGAGGATATCATCGAGGTGACTCAGGCGATAAATTTCGGCGAGATAGGCTTGATCCTTCGGTCCGATAAAAGCCCAGAAAGCATAGAGGCTGCATATGGTCGATAA
- the scpB gene encoding SMC-Scp complex subunit ScpB, whose amino-acid sequence MVDNLQGIIEALLFVAEEPLSLKKLVKVTGFSAAQIEKVIEEIQASLSDQESGIQLRRLAGGYRLYTHPGYAEYVENLVLSADYRKLSQASLETLAIIAYRQPITRLNINAIRGVNSSGAIASLIERSLVIEVGRERGPGQPILYGTTKLFLENFGLNSLQDLPPIIDFVPDEAVVDQLQLKLNDRKSG is encoded by the coding sequence ATGGTCGATAATCTACAGGGAATAATCGAGGCTCTCCTATTCGTTGCCGAAGAGCCGCTCTCCTTAAAGAAGCTCGTCAAGGTGACCGGATTCTCTGCGGCTCAAATAGAGAAGGTCATCGAAGAGATTCAAGCTTCTCTTAGTGACCAAGAGAGCGGAATACAACTCAGGAGACTTGCCGGCGGCTATCGGCTCTACACCCATCCCGGTTATGCCGAATACGTCGAAAACCTGGTCCTTTCGGCCGACTATCGCAAACTCAGCCAAGCTTCACTTGAGACCCTTGCTATAATCGCCTACCGTCAGCCCATTACCAGACTCAACATAAACGCCATTCGGGGGGTCAACTCCTCGGGAGCCATCGCCTCCCTCATCGAGAGGAGCCTGGTCATCGAGGTCGGTCGCGAGCGCGGCCCCGGCCAGCCAATCCTGTATGGCACAACCAAGCTATTCTTGGAAAACTTCGGCTTAAACTCCCTTCAAGATCTTCCACCCATAATCGATTTTGTTCCGGATGAGGCCGTCGTCGATCAGCTTCAACTGAAACTTAACGACCGAAAGTCTGGATGA
- a CDS encoding pseudouridine synthase — MTKKVEQARLQKVLAEAGLGSRRKCEELIASGRVKVNGAVVSELGSRVDPLKDEVEVDGVRIGSPPKVYFAMNKPRGYLTTMSDPFGRPTVKDLLSGDFRLFPVGRLDQDSEGLLILTNDGELANRLMHPSFKVLKIYEVEVLGFPSETDLNSLREGIELDGRLTALATVEELAVTEEGALYRVGLREGRKRQLRRMFDSIGHGVISLKRTDYGPLSLRAIKPKGVRPLSELEVDALKRAVKLSE, encoded by the coding sequence TTGACCAAGAAGGTTGAACAGGCAAGGCTCCAGAAGGTTCTGGCTGAAGCGGGCCTTGGCTCCAGGAGAAAGTGCGAGGAGTTGATAGCCTCCGGACGGGTCAAGGTGAATGGGGCGGTCGTGAGTGAGCTTGGCTCAAGGGTCGATCCCTTAAAAGATGAGGTCGAGGTGGATGGGGTACGGATAGGGAGCCCCCCGAAGGTCTATTTCGCCATGAACAAACCGAGGGGCTATCTCACCACCATGAGCGATCCCTTTGGGCGGCCGACCGTAAAGGACCTCTTAAGCGGCGACTTCCGCCTGTTTCCGGTCGGCCGCCTCGATCAAGATAGCGAGGGTCTTCTCATATTGACCAACGATGGCGAGCTGGCCAATCGGCTTATGCATCCGAGTTTCAAAGTGCTAAAGATCTATGAAGTCGAGGTCCTCGGCTTCCCAAGTGAAACCGACTTAAATTCCTTAAGGGAGGGCATCGAATTAGATGGGCGCCTTACCGCTTTGGCCACGGTGGAAGAACTCGCCGTTACAGAAGAGGGGGCACTTTATCGCGTAGGACTGCGCGAGGGGAGAAAGCGCCAACTAAGAAGGATGTTCGACTCCATCGGTCACGGCGTCATCTCGCTTAAGCGGACGGACTACGGGCCGCTATCGCTTCGGGCAATAAAGCCGAAGGGGGTGCGGCCCTTAAGCGAGCTCGAGGTGGACGCCCTAAAGAGGGCCGTAAAACTATCGGAATGA
- a CDS encoding cobalamin-binding protein codes for MAANLLGCAALKKEPSKEGASPAVSMTDDLSRQVSLSGEVKRIISLAPSNTEILFSLGLGDKVIAVTDFCDYPKEALGKDKIGGFSEPNVEKIIELEPDLILATGMHEKYIEQFDELGLTTFVLDPKRISDILAAIERVGKLTAKEERAKELVSGMREKLAEIDEKLSSLKDEERPLTYYEIWNDPIMTVGSNSLIGEAVTKAGAKSIGDGLAGEYPKISLEVLVEKDPKIIIAPKGSMGDPKSISERKGWENISAVKEGRVFVVDEDVLVRFGPRIVDGIYEMAKLIHPDRF; via the coding sequence ATGGCGGCTAATCTATTGGGTTGCGCCGCTCTCAAAAAAGAGCCTTCTAAAGAGGGGGCCAGCCCGGCGGTCTCGATGACCGATGATCTCTCCAGGCAGGTCTCATTGAGCGGCGAGGTTAAGAGGATAATCTCGCTTGCTCCCAGCAACACCGAGATTCTTTTCTCTCTAGGCCTGGGCGATAAGGTGATTGCGGTGACGGACTTCTGCGACTACCCCAAAGAGGCTCTTGGCAAGGATAAGATAGGCGGCTTTTCGGAGCCGAACGTCGAAAAGATAATCGAACTTGAGCCGGATCTCATCCTTGCAACGGGCATGCACGAAAAATATATCGAGCAATTTGATGAGCTTGGGCTGACGACCTTTGTCTTGGATCCAAAGAGAATCAGCGATATTTTGGCCGCCATCGAGAGGGTTGGAAAGCTTACGGCCAAAGAGGAGCGGGCGAAGGAGTTGGTCTCGGGGATGAGGGAGAAGCTTGCTGAGATCGATGAGAAGCTCTCCTCGCTTAAGGATGAGGAGAGGCCGCTCACCTACTACGAAATCTGGAACGATCCAATAATGACGGTCGGCTCAAACAGCCTGATCGGCGAGGCAGTCACAAAGGCCGGAGCAAAGAGCATCGGAGATGGACTGGCCGGAGAGTATCCAAAGATCAGCCTGGAGGTTTTGGTCGAGAAGGATCCCAAGATAATCATAGCCCCCAAGGGGAGCATGGGTGATCCCAAATCCATCTCAGAGCGGAAAGGCTGGGAGAATATATCGGCCGTAAAGGAAGGAAGGGTCTTCGTCGTCGATGAGGATGTGCTGGTCAGGTTCGGCCCCAGGATCGTCGATGGCATCTATGAAATGGCCAAATTGATCCATCCTGACCGCTTTTAA
- a CDS encoding iron chelate uptake ABC transporter family permease subunit produces MLATCAVAASIGAVRIPLGELIGLLKGLISPQATLKTPYGTDYATIFFKIRLVRISLAVLVGASLSVSGVVYQGIFKNPMADPYIIGVSSGAALGATIAALLVRSGSIFGFSIMASFAFIFATLAVFVIYKMAERSGRIPVETLLLAGIALGALFHALTSFIMVIGSRDLHLIIYWLMGGFSSKGWDHVLVLLPFILVGLPFIYFNSRELNLLLLGEERAGQLGIEVERVKRGLIIASSLLTAAAVSVGGIIGFVGLIVPHSVRLLTGPDHKILIPASALVGAIFLVLSDLLARVVIAPTEMPLGIITALFGAPFFVYLLRKRRGVII; encoded by the coding sequence TTGCTTGCAACCTGCGCAGTTGCCGCTTCGATTGGAGCCGTAAGGATTCCCCTTGGCGAGCTGATCGGGCTGCTTAAAGGATTGATATCACCCCAAGCGACCCTCAAAACTCCTTATGGAACAGATTACGCTACCATCTTTTTTAAGATAAGGCTGGTCAGGATCTCTTTAGCTGTGTTGGTCGGTGCCTCACTCTCGGTTTCGGGCGTCGTCTATCAAGGGATATTTAAAAATCCGATGGCCGATCCCTATATAATCGGGGTCTCCTCGGGAGCGGCCCTTGGGGCGACGATAGCGGCCTTGCTCGTAAGGAGCGGGTCGATATTTGGCTTTTCGATCATGGCCTCCTTTGCCTTCATCTTTGCGACCCTTGCCGTTTTTGTGATCTATAAGATGGCCGAACGGTCAGGCAGGATTCCGGTCGAAACGCTCCTTCTGGCCGGAATAGCCCTCGGCGCCCTCTTTCATGCCTTGACCTCTTTTATCATGGTCATCGGAAGCCGCGATCTCCACCTCATCATCTACTGGCTGATGGGAGGATTCTCATCAAAGGGATGGGACCATGTCCTTGTACTCTTGCCATTCATCCTTGTTGGCTTGCCCTTCATATACTTTAACTCTCGTGAACTCAACCTCCTCCTCCTCGGCGAAGAGAGGGCCGGTCAGCTTGGCATCGAGGTTGAGAGGGTTAAACGTGGTCTCATAATCGCCTCCTCTCTGCTGACCGCGGCGGCCGTCTCGGTCGGCGGAATAATCGGTTTTGTGGGTCTCATCGTACCCCACAGCGTCAGACTGTTAACCGGACCCGACCATAAGATTTTAATTCCGGCCTCAGCCCTTGTCGGCGCCATCTTCTTGGTCCTTTCGGACCTCTTGGCCCGGGTGGTCATAGCTCCGACCGAGATGCCGCTCGGAATAATCACCGCCCTCTTCGGGGCGCCATTCTTCGTCTATCTCTTGAGAAAAAGAAGGGGGGTTATCATCTGA
- a CDS encoding ABC transporter ATP-binding protein, giving the protein MCAPALLVENLSFGYQPKDDLVLALDLRIDPGEFVGLIGPNGSGKTTLIGLLSRSLAPKGLIEVNGDDTGALTAKEMARRIAVVPQSLDISFSFNVRELVAMGRTPHLKRFEGERPADRLAIEKAMKATRIGDLANRKVKELSGGEIQRVIIAQALAQEAGILLLDEPTAHLDIGYQLEIMELISELSEGGITVLAVIHDLNLAAAYFKRLVFLRDGRVIADGPTEEVFNSANIQQTFSTPNVVHKNPMTGRLFTTLSGALGPEGAQKRGRIHIISGSGSGAAIMKELSHQGYNLSAGVLNVLDSDEEAARSLGIITALEAPFSSISKEAFVVNKELVDESKVVIISNVCVGKGNFKNLIFLQLALRAGKRVIIVEETPIEERDFVGGRFKDLTGELIREGAVRVGGRAELMEVLKSWGEFV; this is encoded by the coding sequence ATGTGCGCTCCCGCTCTCCTTGTCGAGAACTTAAGCTTCGGATATCAGCCAAAAGATGATTTGGTCTTGGCCCTCGATCTTCGGATCGACCCGGGCGAATTCGTCGGACTCATCGGACCGAACGGCTCAGGCAAGACCACTCTTATTGGGCTGCTCTCACGCTCGCTCGCTCCCAAGGGACTGATCGAGGTGAATGGCGATGATACGGGGGCTTTGACCGCAAAGGAGATGGCAAGACGGATTGCAGTGGTTCCTCAAAGCCTCGACATCTCCTTCTCCTTTAACGTGCGGGAGTTGGTGGCCATGGGAAGGACTCCTCATCTTAAGAGGTTCGAAGGGGAGAGGCCGGCTGACCGCTTGGCCATAGAGAAGGCCATGAAGGCGACCCGAATCGGCGATCTTGCTAATCGCAAGGTCAAAGAGCTCTCGGGCGGCGAGATCCAGAGGGTGATAATCGCTCAAGCCCTGGCTCAGGAGGCGGGAATCCTTCTTCTTGATGAACCCACGGCTCATCTCGATATCGGCTATCAACTCGAGATAATGGAGCTCATAAGTGAGCTGAGCGAGGGCGGGATAACCGTCCTTGCCGTCATCCACGACCTCAATCTGGCTGCCGCCTATTTTAAGAGGCTCGTCTTTTTGAGGGATGGCCGGGTGATCGCCGATGGCCCCACCGAAGAGGTCTTTAACTCTGCCAACATCCAGCAAACCTTTTCCACCCCAAATGTCGTTCACAAGAACCCGATGACGGGCCGCCTCTTTACCACTCTAAGCGGCGCCTTGGGGCCAGAGGGCGCTCAAAAAAGGGGGAGGATTCATATAATTTCAGGAAGTGGCAGCGGGGCCGCCATCATGAAAGAGTTGAGCCATCAAGGCTACAACCTCTCGGCCGGTGTCTTGAATGTATTAGATAGCGATGAGGAGGCGGCAAGGAGCTTAGGAATCATCACGGCTCTGGAGGCTCCCTTCTCCTCTATTTCGAAGGAGGCCTTTGTGGTCAACAAGGAGCTCGTCGATGAGAGCAAGGTCGTGATCATCTCAAACGTCTGCGTAGGAAAGGGCAACTTCAAAAATCTCATCTTCTTACAACTTGCCTTAAGGGCGGGCAAGAGAGTGATCATAGTCGAGGAGACGCCCATCGAAGAGAGGGATTTCGTTGGCGGCCGCTTTAAGGATCTGACGGGCGAGCTGATAAGAGAGGGCGCCGTAAGGGTTGGAGGTAGGGCCGAGCTTATGGAGGTTCTAAAATCTTGGGGGGAATTCGTTTGA
- the cobU gene encoding bifunctional adenosylcobinamide kinase/adenosylcobinamide-phosphate guanylyltransferase, with the protein MSRLTLILGGARSGKSDFAEELAKSGGRVAFIATAKPLDLEMEERIEKHRRSRPKNWATFEVDVDLSACLKGAECDVAILDCLTIFVANCMEAAKAAALDPESFTIEGLKEGLKAARESGAEFIVVSNEVGSGIVPENELARNYRDILGKANQLLAGRADSVYLMVAGIPVKIKD; encoded by the coding sequence TTGAGCAGACTCACGCTCATCTTGGGCGGAGCCCGCTCTGGAAAGAGCGACTTTGCGGAAGAATTGGCCAAAAGCGGCGGGCGGGTTGCCTTCATCGCGACCGCCAAACCGCTGGATTTAGAGATGGAAGAGAGGATCGAGAAACATCGCCGCTCTCGCCCCAAAAACTGGGCGACCTTTGAAGTGGATGTGGATCTCTCAGCCTGCTTGAAAGGCGCGGAATGCGACGTGGCAATCTTGGATTGCTTGACCATCTTCGTGGCAAACTGCATGGAGGCGGCCAAGGCGGCCGCCCTCGATCCGGAAAGCTTCACCATAGAGGGGCTCAAAGAGGGACTTAAAGCGGCCAGAGAGTCAGGGGCGGAGTTCATCGTGGTCAGCAACGAGGTCGGATCCGGGATCGTTCCCGAAAACGAACTTGCCAGAAATTATCGCGATATCCTTGGAAAGGCAAATCAACTCCTTGCAGGAAGGGCCGATTCGGTCTATCTGATGGTGGCCGGCATACCGGTCAAAATAAAGGATTAG
- a CDS encoding cobyric acid synthase yields MSAKTLMIQGTGSDVGKSVVVAGLCRIFSDMGMDVAPFKAQNMALNSFVTLDGKEMGRAQAVQARAARLEPSVDFNPILLKPTREAASQVIVHGRPVANLTAREYHEGFKGAAKKAIDASLTRLLAERELIIIEGAGSPAEVNLKDMDIVNMAVAKAAKAPVILIGDIDKGGVLASLVGTLSLLEEDEKKIVSGLIINKFRGDLGLLGPVLDFLTERTKKPVLGVLPFMNDIAIEEEDSIPKRDHETGDFDIDVAIIRLPRISNFTDFDPLRLEEGVRLRYVSRLTDLCDPDVLIIPGSKNTLSDLNWLYKSGFAEAAIGLRARGRLIVGICGGLQMLGEKISDMEGIDGLAGSSKGLGLLPISTSFHGEKVTERVRARLNGSHKLFYGLEDHEFEAYEIHHGRTDFGETDPLFGIESSTGTSRDGMVSEDAVVFGTYLHGIFEDDLIRAAFLDGIRAKKGLAKRGSSFNFISSFEAGLNDWAEVLRKNLDMVMLEGIVKKGSSN; encoded by the coding sequence TTGAGCGCAAAGACGCTGATGATTCAGGGGACCGGCTCAGATGTCGGAAAGAGCGTAGTCGTTGCGGGACTCTGCCGCATCTTCTCCGATATGGGGATGGATGTTGCGCCTTTTAAGGCACAAAATATGGCTCTAAACTCATTTGTGACGCTGGACGGCAAAGAGATGGGCAGAGCCCAGGCCGTACAAGCGCGGGCCGCCCGCCTCGAGCCATCCGTTGACTTCAATCCGATTCTTTTGAAACCGACTAGAGAGGCCGCCTCGCAAGTAATCGTCCACGGGCGGCCCGTCGCCAACCTGACCGCAAGGGAGTACCACGAGGGCTTTAAGGGTGCGGCCAAAAAGGCGATAGACGCCTCGCTCACCCGTCTTCTGGCTGAGCGCGAACTTATCATAATCGAAGGTGCGGGCAGCCCGGCCGAGGTCAACTTGAAGGATATGGATATAGTCAATATGGCGGTCGCCAAAGCGGCAAAGGCTCCCGTGATCCTAATCGGAGATATAGATAAGGGCGGGGTGCTGGCCTCGCTCGTCGGAACCCTCTCCCTTCTCGAAGAGGATGAGAAAAAGATCGTCTCGGGTCTGATCATAAACAAGTTCCGGGGAGATTTAGGTCTCCTTGGTCCCGTGCTCGACTTCTTGACCGAACGGACGAAAAAGCCGGTTTTGGGGGTCCTGCCTTTTATGAACGACATCGCCATCGAGGAGGAGGATTCAATCCCAAAACGGGACCATGAAACGGGCGACTTCGATATCGATGTGGCCATAATCAGGCTTCCCAGGATATCAAACTTTACCGATTTCGATCCGTTGAGGCTGGAAGAGGGCGTAAGGCTCAGGTATGTGAGCAGGTTAACCGATCTTTGCGATCCCGACGTCCTGATCATTCCGGGCAGCAAGAATACCCTTAGCGACCTTAATTGGCTTTACAAAAGCGGTTTTGCAGAGGCGGCCATAGGTCTTAGAGCTAGAGGCAGGTTGATAGTCGGCATTTGCGGAGGTCTTCAAATGCTTGGAGAGAAGATATCCGACATGGAGGGGATTGACGGTCTTGCGGGCAGCTCAAAAGGTCTCGGACTCCTTCCGATTTCAACCTCCTTTCATGGAGAGAAGGTGACCGAAAGGGTTCGCGCCCGCCTTAATGGTAGTCACAAGCTCTTTTATGGTCTAGAAGATCACGAATTTGAAGCCTATGAGATTCATCATGGCCGAACTGATTTTGGAGAGACTGACCCCTTGTTTGGGATCGAGTCTTCCACGGGGACAAGCAGGGACGGCATGGTTAGCGAAGACGCTGTGGTCTTTGGGACTTATCTCCATGGAATATTTGAAGATGACTTAATTCGGGCGGCCTTTTTGGACGGGATAAGAGCGAAAAAGGGCCTTGCCAAGAGGGGATCATCGTTCAACTTCATAAGCTCTTTTGAAGCGGGCCTAAATGACTGGGCAGAGGTCTTGCGCAAAAACTTGGACATGGTGATGCTCGAAGGGATAGTCAAAAAGGGGAGTTCAAATTGA
- the cbiB gene encoding adenosylcobinamide-phosphate synthase CbiB, producing MIAYAMLAAFFIDYLIADPPHPLHPVRLIGLFILKAENVLSKTFKGRTEYFAGLILAAGTILISFIAARYLIIFAGKVSNHLSFLLAIFLIYSTISPKEMVKQAKRVRLELREGSLQGARESLSGLVGRDTDCLDEGAVIRAAIETVSENITDGSVAPLFYAALGGPPLAMAYRAVNTLDSMVGYKNERYAKLGFFSAKLDDLASYIPARIAGLLVTFAALIMGKDWRRSLITTIRESKKHSSPNAGIGEAAMAGILGIELGGPSSYGQKLVERARLGQNKTSLSSSMIGEAAMVHYLVAALSLGLFVLLRMVIEPLGGHL from the coding sequence TTGATAGCCTACGCGATGCTTGCCGCCTTTTTTATCGATTATTTGATTGCCGACCCCCCGCATCCCCTTCACCCGGTCAGACTGATTGGGCTCTTCATCTTGAAGGCAGAGAACGTTTTGAGCAAGACTTTTAAAGGTAGAACGGAGTATTTCGCAGGTCTCATTTTGGCGGCCGGCACGATTCTTATCTCCTTCATCGCGGCTCGCTACCTCATCATTTTTGCCGGAAAGGTCTCAAATCATCTCTCCTTTTTACTTGCGATATTTCTCATATATTCGACCATAAGCCCCAAAGAGATGGTCAAACAAGCCAAACGGGTCCGATTAGAACTCAGAGAGGGAAGTCTTCAGGGCGCAAGAGAGAGCCTTTCTGGGCTGGTTGGTCGAGACACCGATTGTCTTGATGAAGGGGCTGTGATACGGGCCGCCATCGAGACAGTCTCAGAGAATATCACCGATGGCAGCGTGGCTCCTCTCTTCTACGCGGCGCTTGGCGGTCCCCCCCTTGCCATGGCTTACCGGGCCGTAAATACCCTAGATTCGATGGTCGGCTACAAGAACGAAAGATATGCCAAGCTAGGTTTCTTCTCAGCCAAACTGGATGATTTGGCGAGCTATATACCGGCCAGGATAGCTGGGCTACTGGTAACGTTTGCCGCCCTTATCATGGGCAAGGATTGGCGGCGCTCTCTTATCACGACGATAAGGGAGTCCAAAAAACATTCGAGTCCAAACGCTGGCATCGGCGAGGCGGCGATGGCCGGGATCCTCGGGATCGAACTTGGGGGGCCGAGTAGCTACGGGCAAAAGCTCGTCGAGAGGGCCAGGCTCGGCCAAAACAAGACCAGTTTAAGCTCGTCTATGATAGGCGAGGCCGCTATGGTTCACTATTTGGTGGCGGCCCTATCTCTCGGACTCTTCGTTCTCTTGAGGATGGTCATCGAACCCTTGGGAGGCCATCTGTGA
- the cobS gene encoding adenosylcobinamide-GDP ribazoletransferase — MSGLVSAINFLSIISIPSKRGRSEAELKGAARFFPLVGLLFGLILALLDIGLRMVLPLMAASILLIAASTILSGAIHLDGLADTLDGILGGGGDRVRSLQIMRDSSLGTFGAASLSLDLILKFVLIASLHGRLRFLALLLFPLVARGALVFSMVLFPCARGDGKAKSFDSFKDIKSLSIPIILLLSSIFFCPLSVLATLVTLLLSFLISYLLNKRLGGLTGDTYGAVVELSEISFLLIFLIGARP, encoded by the coding sequence GTGAGCGGGCTGGTATCGGCCATTAACTTCTTGTCCATCATCTCCATCCCGTCCAAGAGGGGACGGAGCGAAGCTGAATTGAAGGGGGCGGCTCGGTTCTTCCCCTTAGTCGGCCTCCTTTTTGGGCTTATTTTAGCCCTTTTAGACATCGGTTTACGGATGGTCTTACCGCTCATGGCCGCATCGATTCTGCTGATTGCCGCCTCGACCATCTTAAGCGGTGCGATTCACTTAGACGGGTTGGCAGACACCTTGGACGGCATCCTGGGCGGCGGGGGGGATAGGGTCAGGAGCCTTCAAATAATGAGAGACAGCAGCCTGGGGACATTTGGGGCGGCTTCGCTATCCTTGGACCTCATACTCAAATTTGTTCTCATAGCCTCACTTCATGGCCGACTTCGATTTCTGGCTTTGCTCTTATTTCCCTTGGTAGCGAGGGGAGCGCTCGTCTTTTCGATGGTCCTTTTCCCCTGCGCCAGGGGCGATGGCAAGGCCAAAAGTTTTGACTCTTTCAAAGATATCAAAAGCCTATCGATTCCGATCATCCTCTTGCTTTCCTCAATCTTCTTCTGCCCGCTGTCTGTTTTGGCCACACTCGTCACTCTTTTGTTATCCTTTCTGATTTCATATCTATTAAACAAAAGGCTCGGCGGGCTGACCGGAGACACCTATGGCGCCGTGGTCGAACTTTCTGAGATATCGTTTCTTCTCATCTTCCTGATTGGAGCTCGCCCATGA